In Simplicispira sp. 125, one DNA window encodes the following:
- the ftsH gene encoding ATP-dependent zinc metalloprotease FtsH yields the protein MNNQWFSKVAVWLVIAMVLFTVFKQFDTRAVGAAGHIGYSEFLEEVRNNRIKSATIQEGQGGTEIVAVTQDDRRLRTTATYLDRGLVGDLINNNVKFDVKPREEGSLLMTLLVSWGPMLLLIGVWVYFMRQMQGGGKGGAFSFGKSKARMMDENNNTVTFADVAGCDEAKEEVKEVVDFLKDPQRFQKLGGRIPRGLLLVGPPGTGKTLLAKSIAGEAKVPFFSISGSDFVEMFVGVGAARVRDMFENAKKNAPCIIFIDEIDAVGRQRGAGLGGGNDEREQTLNQMLVEMDGFETNLGVIVVAATNRPDILDAALLRPGRFDRQVYVTLPDIRGREQILNVHMRKIPVSQDVNPGVIARGTPGMSGADLANLCNEAALMAARRNARTVEMQDFEKAKDKILMGPERKSMVMPEEERRNTAYHESGHALIGKLLPKCDPVHKVTIIPRGRALGVTMSLPSQDRYSYDKEFMLNQISMLFGGRIAEEVFMHQMTTGASNDFERATSIARDMVTRYGMTDALGPMVYAENEGEVFLGRSVTKTTTMSESTMQKVDDEVRKIIDEQYALARKLIEENSDKMHAMAKALLEWETIDSDQLDDIMAGKPPRPPKDWTPRIPPSGDGPTGGTPAVSTDPAPTVA from the coding sequence TTGAACAATCAGTGGTTTTCAAAAGTTGCCGTATGGCTTGTCATCGCCATGGTGCTGTTCACCGTGTTCAAACAGTTCGACACCCGCGCTGTAGGGGCTGCGGGCCATATCGGCTATTCGGAATTTCTGGAAGAAGTGCGCAACAACCGCATCAAGAGCGCCACCATCCAGGAAGGCCAGGGGGGCACCGAGATTGTGGCCGTCACCCAGGACGACCGCCGTCTCCGCACCACGGCCACTTACCTTGACCGGGGCTTGGTGGGCGACCTGATCAACAACAACGTCAAGTTCGACGTCAAGCCACGCGAAGAAGGTTCGCTGCTGATGACTCTGCTGGTGAGCTGGGGTCCTATGCTGCTGCTGATTGGCGTGTGGGTGTATTTCATGCGCCAGATGCAGGGCGGCGGCAAGGGCGGCGCCTTCAGCTTTGGCAAGAGCAAGGCGCGCATGATGGACGAGAACAACAACACCGTCACCTTTGCCGACGTCGCCGGTTGCGACGAGGCCAAGGAAGAGGTGAAGGAAGTCGTGGACTTTCTGAAAGACCCGCAGCGTTTTCAAAAGCTCGGTGGCCGCATTCCGCGTGGCCTGCTGCTGGTGGGTCCTCCCGGTACCGGCAAGACGCTGCTCGCCAAGTCCATTGCTGGCGAGGCCAAGGTGCCTTTCTTCAGTATTTCGGGCTCTGATTTTGTGGAGATGTTCGTTGGCGTGGGCGCAGCGCGTGTGCGCGACATGTTCGAGAACGCCAAGAAAAACGCCCCCTGCATCATCTTCATCGACGAGATCGACGCCGTGGGCCGTCAGCGTGGCGCTGGCCTGGGCGGTGGCAACGACGAGCGCGAGCAGACGCTGAACCAGATGCTGGTTGAGATGGACGGCTTCGAGACCAATCTGGGTGTGATCGTGGTGGCTGCAACCAACCGCCCCGACATCCTCGACGCAGCGTTGCTGCGCCCGGGCCGCTTCGACCGCCAGGTCTATGTCACGCTGCCCGATATCCGTGGCCGTGAGCAAATCCTGAATGTGCACATGCGCAAAATCCCGGTGAGCCAGGACGTGAATCCGGGTGTTATTGCCCGTGGTACGCCCGGCATGTCGGGCGCCGATCTGGCCAACCTGTGCAATGAAGCCGCTCTGATGGCTGCGCGCCGCAATGCGCGCACCGTCGAGATGCAGGACTTTGAAAAGGCCAAGGACAAGATTCTCATGGGCCCTGAGCGCAAGAGCATGGTCATGCCCGAGGAAGAGCGCCGCAACACGGCTTACCACGAGTCCGGCCACGCGCTGATTGGCAAACTGCTCCCCAAATGCGACCCGGTGCACAAGGTCACCATCATCCCGCGTGGCCGTGCCCTGGGCGTGACGATGAGCCTGCCCTCGCAAGACCGCTACAGCTATGACAAGGAGTTCATGCTGAATCAGATCAGCATGCTGTTTGGTGGCCGTATCGCAGAAGAAGTGTTCATGCACCAGATGACTACAGGCGCGAGCAACGACTTCGAGCGAGCGACTTCCATTGCGCGCGACATGGTCACACGCTACGGCATGACCGATGCACTGGGCCCGATGGTTTATGCCGAGAACGAAGGCGAAGTGTTCCTGGGGCGCTCGGTCACCAAGACCACCACCATGAGTGAGTCCACTATGCAGAAGGTGGACGACGAAGTGCGCAAGATCATCGACGAGCAGTACGCCTTGGCACGCAAGCTCATCGAAGAAAATAGTGACAAGATGCACGCCATGGCCAAGGCCTTGCTGGAATGGGAAACCATCGATAGCGACCAGCTTGACGACATCATGGCAGGCAAGCCACCGCGCCCGCCCAAGGACTGGACGCCGCGTATTCCACCGTCGGGCGATGGCCCCACGGGTGGCACACCTGCCGTGAGCACCGATCCTGCACCCACTGTGGCCTGA
- a CDS encoding RlmE family RNA methyltransferase yields MKVKSQSKKINKAWLNDHVNDTYVKLAQKEGFRARAAYKLKEIDEQFGLVRPGATVVDLGCAPGAWSQYVRRRLSPAGAAAGTLDGRIIGLDLLPMEPIEGVTYLQGDFREPEVLAQLEDALQARPVDVVVSDMAPNLTGIASTDATRITHLVELAVEFACAHLRPEGALVVKLFHGAGYSELVQLFRETFRVVKPVKPKASRDKSSETFLVGIGLKNSP; encoded by the coding sequence ATGAAAGTCAAATCCCAGAGCAAAAAAATCAACAAAGCATGGCTGAACGACCATGTGAACGACACCTACGTCAAATTGGCACAAAAAGAGGGGTTTCGCGCACGCGCGGCCTACAAGCTCAAGGAGATCGATGAACAGTTTGGCTTGGTGCGGCCCGGTGCCACCGTGGTGGATTTGGGCTGCGCGCCTGGGGCCTGGAGCCAGTACGTACGCCGCCGACTCTCCCCGGCCGGGGCGGCAGCAGGTACGCTCGACGGCCGCATCATTGGGCTCGACCTTCTGCCCATGGAGCCGATCGAGGGGGTCACTTATCTGCAGGGTGATTTCCGTGAGCCCGAGGTGCTGGCACAACTGGAAGATGCCTTGCAAGCCCGTCCTGTGGACGTGGTGGTGTCAGACATGGCGCCCAATCTGACAGGCATCGCATCGACAGATGCCACGCGCATTACGCATCTGGTGGAGTTGGCGGTGGAATTTGCTTGTGCCCATTTGCGGCCCGAGGGGGCGCTGGTCGTCAAGCTGTTCCATGGGGCAGGATATTCAGAGTTGGTGCAGTTGTTTCGCGAAACTTTTCGGGTGGTCAAGCCCGTCAAGCCCAAGGCTTCGCGTGACAAATCGTCGGAAACCTTTTTGGTCGGCATCGGTCTGAAAAACTCACCCTGA
- the greA gene encoding transcription elongation factor GreA, with protein sequence MATIPITKRGAEKLKAELHRLKTVDRPAVIAAIAEARAQGDLSENAEYEAAKDRQGFIEGRIQDVEGKLSAAQIIDPGSIDAEGKVVFGATVELEDENTGDAVTYQIVGEDEADLKLGLINISSPIARALIGKEEGDTAEVQAPGGIRRYEIVGVSYV encoded by the coding sequence ATGGCCACCATTCCCATTACCAAGCGCGGCGCCGAGAAACTCAAAGCCGAACTGCATCGACTCAAAACTGTAGATCGTCCAGCGGTCATAGCGGCGATTGCCGAGGCGCGCGCACAGGGCGATTTGAGCGAAAACGCCGAGTACGAAGCGGCCAAGGACCGCCAAGGCTTCATTGAGGGGCGTATCCAGGACGTCGAGGGCAAACTGTCGGCCGCGCAGATCATCGACCCCGGCAGCATTGATGCCGAAGGCAAGGTGGTTTTTGGCGCGACCGTGGAGCTGGAAGACGAAAACACGGGCGACGCTGTGACCTACCAGATCGTGGGCGAGGACGAGGCTGACCTGAAGCTGGGGCTGATCAACATTTCCAGTCCCATCGCGCGTGCGCTCATCGGCAAGGAAGAGGGCGACACGGCCGAAGTGCAGGCGCCGGGTGGTATTCGTCGCTATGAAATCGTGGGCGTCAGCTACGTCTGA
- a CDS encoding glycosyltransferase produces MTGTAATARQRHVICMKWGTKYGPEYVNRLYAMVRRHLSGDFHFVCLTDDAEGIRPEVQCLPIPPLDLPAGIPERGWNKLATFTADLHGLRGTALFLDVDVVVTGSLDDFFTQPGDFLIIHDYKRPWRITGNSSVYRFELGAHPDVLEYFRGHFNEIRQQFRNEQAYLSDFLHKQGKLQYWPTEWCPSFKYDGIPTWPTNYWKPPFVPAGARVVIFHGECNPPDALAGRRNRRFRFIQPATWVAEHWHE; encoded by the coding sequence ATGACCGGTACCGCCGCCACGGCGCGCCAGCGCCATGTCATCTGCATGAAATGGGGCACCAAATACGGGCCCGAATACGTCAATCGCCTCTATGCCATGGTGCGTCGCCATCTCAGCGGCGATTTCCATTTTGTCTGCCTGACGGACGATGCCGAAGGTATCCGCCCCGAGGTGCAATGCCTGCCCATCCCGCCATTGGACCTGCCCGCGGGTATTCCCGAGCGCGGCTGGAACAAGCTGGCCACTTTCACTGCCGATCTGCATGGTTTGCGCGGCACGGCACTGTTCCTGGATGTGGACGTGGTGGTCACCGGCAGCCTGGACGATTTCTTCACCCAACCGGGTGATTTTCTCATCATCCACGATTACAAACGCCCCTGGCGTATTACCGGCAACTCTTCGGTCTACCGGTTTGAACTGGGCGCGCACCCCGACGTTCTGGAATATTTTCGCGGGCATTTCAACGAAATTCGCCAGCAGTTCCGCAACGAACAAGCTTATCTGTCGGACTTCCTGCACAAGCAAGGCAAGCTGCAATACTGGCCAACCGAATGGTGCCCCAGCTTCAAGTACGACGGCATCCCCACCTGGCCGACCAATTACTGGAAACCACCTTTTGTTCCCGCAGGTGCGCGGGTGGTGATTTTCCATGGTGAATGCAATCCGCCAGACGCCCTGGCAGGACGGCGCAACCGGCGCTTTCGCTTTATCCAGCCCGCCACCTGGGTGGCCGAGCACTGGCACGAGTAA
- a CDS encoding molybdopterin-dependent oxidoreductase, whose translation MARAIAQTPAPAAAAVDLASWTGTVAHADHYGPFIATVTNGRLTQVTPTAADKRPTPMLTEGMLARTYDKTRIAGPMVRKSYLEAVQSGGSSKPELRGKDDWVQVSWDTAIGLSAKAILDTIEKHGNEGCFSSSYGGWSHGGIFRPNVLQGRFFNLLGGSSMTAGDYSAGAGQVIMPMIIGDLEVYSAQTSWEQVRDNTEVFVFVGCDPDKNNRIEYTVCDHEMYPNFDAIKKAGVKFISINPQVTTTDEQMGSEWVRIIPNTDTALFLAMSYHLYRTGKYSKAFISKYTVGFDRFLAYLEGKDSDGTPPKTPEWASKITGIPAAKIRELAELMASKRTQIAGSWAIQRAHHGEMPYWAIVNFACMLGNIGLPGQGIGFSWHYGGGGTAQSGGTAPRGMSQGRNPIKKICPASRINEMLLNPGKAFTYNGSTYTFPKVKLIYNAGNNFFSHQQDLNELARAMQVVDTVIVQDCWWNGSARMADIVLPATTTMERNDISSGGTYNIDKVFAMRQVVAPVGDVLDDFEIFRRLSEVCGVEYAFTEGKTQMDYVKEAFAASSAEGSMPFEEFWEKGMAPIKVPKEARKWVRHADYRKDPKKNALHTPTGKIEMYSASIDKMKLPDMPPMPKFLEPGEYLGNGKKGQLHVVSPHPYFRLHSQMNNAEPLRKRYAVQTREPLTISTQDAAERGIKDGDLVELYNDRGSLVVGARVSDKIMPGVVSIYEGAWPQLDSKGRCNNGQVNFLTSSRGASGLSQATTANTCMASLRKCTDADAGGTKAFDPPQIVVKKDIKFDEKFFGLERAQTLREKATASLSPGEKIFYQRCTVCHGPRDPGGFNKKQWLGITQSMFPRAGLDDGEQKLVLEFLMKNAKQ comes from the coding sequence GTGGCCCGCGCTATTGCACAGACGCCCGCACCGGCGGCAGCGGCGGTGGATTTGGCTTCCTGGACAGGTACGGTGGCGCATGCAGACCACTATGGGCCTTTCATTGCCACGGTGACCAATGGGCGGTTGACCCAGGTCACGCCGACGGCTGCAGACAAGCGTCCCACCCCCATGCTGACCGAAGGCATGCTGGCGCGCACCTACGACAAGACGCGTATCGCAGGGCCGATGGTGCGCAAGTCGTATTTGGAAGCTGTGCAAAGCGGTGGCAGCAGCAAGCCCGAGTTGCGCGGCAAGGACGATTGGGTGCAAGTGAGCTGGGATACAGCGATCGGCCTGAGCGCCAAAGCTATTCTGGACACGATTGAGAAGCACGGTAACGAGGGGTGCTTTAGCAGCAGCTATGGCGGCTGGTCGCATGGCGGTATCTTCCGGCCCAATGTGCTGCAGGGGCGTTTCTTCAACCTGCTGGGCGGCTCGTCCATGACGGCCGGCGACTATTCAGCTGGGGCCGGGCAGGTGATCATGCCCATGATCATTGGCGACCTGGAAGTCTATTCGGCGCAGACCTCGTGGGAGCAGGTACGTGACAACACCGAGGTCTTTGTCTTTGTGGGTTGCGACCCCGACAAGAACAACCGCATCGAATACACGGTGTGCGACCACGAGATGTATCCCAACTTCGATGCCATCAAGAAAGCGGGCGTGAAGTTCATCTCGATCAACCCGCAGGTCACCACCACCGACGAGCAGATGGGCTCCGAGTGGGTGAGAATTATCCCCAACACGGACACTGCGCTGTTCTTGGCGATGAGCTACCACCTGTACCGCACGGGCAAGTACAGCAAGGCCTTCATCAGCAAGTACACCGTTGGTTTTGACCGCTTTCTGGCCTATCTGGAAGGCAAGGACTCTGACGGCACGCCGCCCAAGACGCCCGAGTGGGCCAGCAAGATTACGGGCATCCCGGCGGCCAAAATTCGGGAACTGGCCGAGCTCATGGCCAGCAAGCGCACGCAGATTGCCGGTTCCTGGGCCATCCAGCGCGCGCACCACGGTGAGATGCCTTACTGGGCCATCGTCAACTTCGCCTGCATGCTGGGCAATATCGGTCTGCCGGGCCAGGGCATTGGTTTTTCGTGGCACTACGGTGGCGGCGGAACGGCGCAATCAGGCGGCACCGCACCCCGCGGCATGTCGCAGGGGCGCAATCCGATCAAGAAAATCTGCCCGGCATCGCGGATCAATGAAATGCTGTTAAACCCCGGCAAGGCATTCACCTACAACGGCAGCACCTACACCTTTCCCAAGGTCAAGCTGATCTACAACGCGGGCAACAACTTCTTCTCGCACCAGCAGGACTTGAACGAGTTGGCGCGTGCCATGCAAGTCGTGGACACCGTCATCGTGCAGGATTGCTGGTGGAACGGTTCCGCCCGCATGGCCGACATCGTCTTGCCCGCGACCACCACGATGGAGCGCAACGATATTTCCTCGGGCGGCACCTACAACATCGACAAGGTGTTTGCCATGCGCCAGGTGGTGGCGCCCGTGGGCGACGTGCTCGACGACTTCGAGATCTTCCGCCGCCTCTCGGAAGTGTGTGGTGTCGAATACGCCTTCACCGAAGGCAAGACACAGATGGACTACGTCAAGGAAGCTTTCGCCGCCAGTTCGGCCGAGGGCAGCATGCCCTTCGAGGAATTCTGGGAAAAGGGCATGGCCCCGATCAAGGTACCCAAGGAAGCACGCAAGTGGGTGCGCCACGCCGACTACCGCAAGGACCCGAAGAAAAACGCGCTGCATACCCCCACCGGCAAAATCGAGATGTATTCGGCCAGCATCGACAAGATGAAACTGCCCGATATGCCGCCCATGCCCAAATTTTTGGAGCCCGGTGAATATCTGGGCAATGGCAAAAAGGGCCAGTTGCATGTGGTCAGCCCGCACCCGTACTTCCGCCTGCACTCACAAATGAACAACGCGGAGCCGCTGCGCAAGCGCTATGCGGTGCAGACGCGCGAGCCGCTGACGATCAGTACGCAGGATGCGGCCGAGCGCGGCATCAAAGACGGTGATCTGGTGGAGCTGTACAACGACCGCGGCTCCCTAGTGGTGGGTGCACGGGTGTCCGACAAAATCATGCCCGGCGTGGTCAGCATCTACGAAGGCGCCTGGCCACAACTCGACAGCAAGGGCCGCTGCAACAATGGCCAGGTGAACTTCCTGACCTCCAGCCGAGGTGCCAGCGGCCTGTCCCAGGCTACGACGGCCAACACCTGCATGGCTTCTTTGCGCAAATGCACCGATGCGGACGCGGGAGGCACCAAGGCGTTCGATCCACCGCAGATCGTTGTCAAAAAAGACATTAAGTTTGACGAGAAGTTTTTTGGCCTGGAGCGTGCGCAAACGCTGCGCGAAAAGGCGACGGCCTCGCTCAGTCCGGGTGAAAAAATCTTCTACCAGCGTTGCACCGTCTGCCACGGCCCGCGGGACCCGGGCGGCTTCAATAAGAAGCAGTGGCTGGGCATCACGCAAAGCATGTTCCCACGCGCCGGTCTGGACGACGGTGAGCAAAAGCTCGTGCTGGAATTCCTGATGAAGAACGCGAAACAGTAA
- the folP gene encoding dihydropteroate synthase, translating into MIWHTTRFAIDLSRPRIMGIVNATPDSFSDGGRHATARQALLHCEQLVREGADILDIGGESTRPGSPPVALEDELARVLPVLREAVHLGVPVSIDTCKAEVMQHALDLGADIVNDVWALRQPGAAQVVARHPACGVCLMHMHRDPQTMQSAPMEGDAVLQVLSFLKRAALDLQALGVNRQRIVLDYGIGFGKTVEQNFALLARQDELLAMGYPLLAGWSRKSSLGAVTGLDVDQRLIPSVTAALLAVERGAHVVRVHDVRETVLALAVWKAMRSEGL; encoded by the coding sequence ATGATCTGGCACACCACCCGTTTTGCGATCGACCTGTCCCGGCCCCGGATCATGGGCATCGTCAACGCCACGCCCGACTCTTTTTCAGACGGCGGGCGCCATGCCACGGCCCGCCAGGCGTTGCTCCATTGCGAGCAGTTGGTGCGCGAGGGGGCGGATATTTTGGACATTGGCGGTGAATCGACGCGGCCCGGCAGCCCTCCGGTGGCGTTAGAGGATGAGCTTGCCCGTGTTCTGCCCGTGCTGCGCGAAGCGGTGCATTTGGGCGTGCCTGTGTCGATCGATACCTGCAAGGCTGAAGTGATGCAGCATGCACTTGACCTGGGTGCTGACATCGTCAACGACGTGTGGGCGCTGCGCCAGCCAGGCGCCGCACAAGTGGTGGCCCGCCACCCGGCGTGCGGCGTTTGTTTGATGCACATGCACCGTGATCCGCAAACCATGCAGTCTGCACCGATGGAGGGAGACGCCGTTCTGCAGGTGCTCTCATTTTTGAAGCGCGCTGCGCTTGATTTACAGGCGCTAGGGGTCAATCGGCAACGAATTGTGCTGGACTACGGCATCGGGTTTGGCAAAACTGTGGAGCAAAATTTTGCCCTTCTGGCCCGCCAGGATGAATTGCTTGCCATGGGCTACCCGCTGCTGGCGGGCTGGTCCCGCAAGTCCTCGCTGGGTGCCGTGACCGGGCTGGATGTGGATCAGCGCTTGATACCCAGCGTCACTGCAGCCCTTTTGGCCGTGGAGCGCGGCGCGCATGTGGTTCGTGTGCACGATGTGCGTGAAACTGTGCTGGCGCTGGCTGTGTGGAAGGCGATGCGATCAGAGGGGCTCTGA
- a CDS encoding DUF4149 domain-containing protein: MTARFPALLAALWWGSLGAIGFLAVPLLFVYLPTPAMAGSMAARLFAAQTWVSVVCCVLLLLVSRPKGDVTLYPWAREATLFIVFGLLLALLVQFGVAPRIVARQDLRLWHSVGTLMYALQWGCALATLWHTLRGPTRPLPA; encoded by the coding sequence ATGACTGCCCGTTTTCCTGCACTGCTTGCTGCGCTCTGGTGGGGAAGCCTGGGGGCCATTGGCTTTCTGGCTGTGCCCTTGCTGTTTGTGTACCTGCCCACGCCGGCCATGGCGGGCAGCATGGCGGCACGGCTGTTTGCGGCCCAGACCTGGGTGTCCGTGGTCTGCTGCGTGCTCTTGCTGCTGGTTTCAAGGCCAAAAGGGGATGTAACGCTTTATCCATGGGCGCGAGAAGCTACACTTTTTATAGTGTTTGGCCTCCTGCTGGCGCTTTTGGTGCAATTTGGCGTGGCGCCACGCATCGTGGCGCGGCAGGATCTGCGGCTATGGCACAGCGTGGGGACGCTCATGTACGCCCTGCAATGGGGCTGTGCGCTGGCAACCCTGTGGCATACGCTGCGCGGCCCGACGCGGCCACTGCCCGCCTGA
- a CDS encoding YhbY family RNA-binding protein, which yields MPQIELTSAERREYRAEAHHLKPVVLVGGDGLTPGVRKEIDAALNAHGLIKIRVFSDDRAARELMYQELAAELGAAPIQHIGKLLVLWRPQPEKVKTPDEDRMPGPRDVKVMKYSKRGGQRPEIKQLRVLGNQRLTSGGQVKRAKKRKPTSVKKRQTS from the coding sequence ATGCCCCAAATTGAACTCACCTCTGCCGAACGCCGCGAATACCGCGCCGAGGCCCACCATCTCAAGCCCGTCGTCCTCGTTGGCGGCGATGGTTTGACGCCCGGCGTGCGCAAAGAAATCGACGCCGCGCTCAACGCCCATGGCCTGATCAAGATCCGTGTCTTCAGCGACGACCGTGCTGCGCGCGAGCTGATGTACCAGGAACTGGCCGCCGAATTGGGCGCAGCCCCCATCCAGCACATCGGCAAGCTGCTGGTGCTGTGGCGCCCGCAGCCCGAAAAAGTGAAGACACCGGACGAAGACCGCATGCCGGGCCCGCGCGACGTCAAAGTGATGAAGTACAGCAAGCGCGGCGGCCAACGCCCCGAGATCAAGCAGTTGCGCGTGCTGGGAAACCAGCGCCTGACCTCTGGTGGTCAGGTCAAGCGCGCTAAAAAGCGCAAGCCGACCTCGGTAAAAAAGCGCCAAACCAGCTGA